In Desulfosudis oleivorans Hxd3, the DNA window CGCGGTCGTGCTGCCCGAGCAGTGGGCCACCATGGCCGAGGCCGGGGATTTTGAGATGCTTTTTACCAGCCGGGATGTGTGGCCGAACATGCAGGGCAGCGTGCTGGTGGTCAAGGAGGATCTGATTGACAAGCGACCCGCCGTGGTGCGACAACTGATCGCCGTGCTGGAACAATCCACCGCCTGGATGAACAGTCATCCCCGGGAGGCGGCCGAAATCGTGTCCCGGCAGCTTCAAACTATGGGTGGCGGCGACGGCCCGGACCTGGGGGCCGGTACCCGCACGGTCATTACGCCCGCCGTTGTTGAGCGTTCCATGACCCGCATGGATTTTACCACTGCCATTAATCCCGCCGAGGTGCAGCGCGCCATCGATTTTATGGCGCGCCTGGGATACCTGAAAAAGGCGGCGCCGGCGGCGGAAATTTTGGACTTGCGGTTTCTGGAGGCCGGAGGTGGAGAGTAAACTCAAGCCTGCCTGGGGGTTTTTGCCGGTGGCGATTTTTCTGGTTGCCTGGGAAGTGGTGGCCAGGGCCGGCATATTGCCGGGCCGGTTTTTTCTGCCCCCCTTTTCCGAGGTGATGGCCGAGTTTTACCGCCTGACCGTTACCGGCGTGCTGGGCAAAAGCTTTGCCGCCAGCCTGGGCCGGGTGTTGATCGGATTTTTCGCCGGGTCCGTGGCCGGCATTGTGGTGGGTACGGCCATGGGATGGCGGCGCCTGATCGACAAAACCCTGTCTCCCATCATCAGCCTTTTTTATCCCATTCCGGCCCTGGGCTGGATTCCCCTTCTGATGCTGTGGATCGGCATCAACGAGATGCTGCCCATCACCCTGATTTTCATCTGCTCCTTTTTTCCTGTCCTCTACAACACGGTCACCGGCATCAAGCAGGTGGACGCCGACTACATTCTCGTGGCCCGGACCCTTGGGGCCTCCGAAGGCCGCATCCTTTTTGCCGTGGTGCTGCCCCTGGCCCTGCCCAACATCTTTACCGGCCTGCGCCTGGAGGCGGGCATGGCCTGGCGCACGGTGATCGCCGCCGAGATGGTGGCCATTCCCACGGGTATCGGGGCGCTGCTGATGCGGGCCGAAAGCCTGATGCGCATCGACATCATTATTGTGTGCCTCATCGTGCTGGCCGTCATGTGTCTTGTCTTTGAGAACCTGTTTGCCTGGCTGGAGCGGCGGTTGACCGGGGGGTGGAAATCATGAGCCCCAC includes these proteins:
- a CDS encoding ABC transporter permease, producing the protein MESKLKPAWGFLPVAIFLVAWEVVARAGILPGRFFLPPFSEVMAEFYRLTVTGVLGKSFAASLGRVLIGFFAGSVAGIVVGTAMGWRRLIDKTLSPIISLFYPIPALGWIPLLMLWIGINEMLPITLIFICSFFPVLYNTVTGIKQVDADYILVARTLGASEGRILFAVVLPLALPNIFTGLRLEAGMAWRTVIAAEMVAIPTGIGALLMRAESLMRIDIIIVCLIVLAVMCLVFENLFAWLERRLTGGWKS